In one Aythya fuligula isolate bAytFul2 chromosome 12, bAytFul2.pri, whole genome shotgun sequence genomic region, the following are encoded:
- the NUTF2 gene encoding nuclear transport factor 2, with the protein MGDKPIWEQIGSSFIQHYYQLFDADRTQLGAIYIDASCLTWEGQQFQGKAAIVEKLSSLPFQKIQHSITAQDHQPTPDSCILSMVVGQLKADEDPIMGFHQIFLLKNINDAWVCTNDMFRLALHNFG; encoded by the exons ATGGGAGACAAGCCTATCTGGGAGCAGATTGGGTCCAGCTTCATACAACATTACTACCAGCTTTTTGATGCAGACAGGACTCAGTTAGGAGCAATATAT ATTGATGCATCATGCCTTACGTGGGAAGGACAGCAGTTCCAGGGCAAAGCAGCCATCGTTGAAAAACTCTCT AGCCTCCCTTTccaaaaaatacaacacagcaTCACAGCACAAGACCACCAACCTACACCTGACAGCTGTATACTCAGTATGGTAGTTGGACAGCTTAAG GCTGATGAAGATCCTATCATGGGATTCCACCAGATATTTCTATTAAAGAACATCAATGATGCCTGGGTTTGCACCAATGACATGTTCAGGCTAGCATTGCACAACTTTGGCTGA